A stretch of Pseudoprevotella muciniphila DNA encodes these proteins:
- a CDS encoding nitroreductase family protein: MLFKELSEKRFSARSYTEEPVTEEQLRYILECARLAPSAVNRQPWHFYVVRSEEQKDNLRKCYNRDWFRTAPMYIVCTIRHDEAWVRNDGKEHGNIDIAIATEHICLAAQELGLGTCWVCIFDAPLCHDLFGLGENEEAAVLIPIGHPADEPKEKVRKQMEEIVTYL, encoded by the coding sequence ATGTTATTCAAAGAATTATCAGAAAAGCGTTTCTCAGCACGCTCATACACAGAAGAACCGGTTACAGAAGAACAATTAAGGTATATCCTGGAATGCGCAAGATTAGCACCTTCAGCCGTTAATCGACAGCCCTGGCATTTTTATGTTGTCAGAAGCGAAGAGCAGAAGGATAATTTACGCAAGTGCTATAACCGCGACTGGTTCCGGACAGCACCCATGTACATTGTGTGTACCATACGTCATGATGAAGCATGGGTAAGAAATGACGGCAAAGAACACGGCAACATCGACATAGCAATTGCAACTGAACACATCTGTCTGGCTGCTCAGGAACTGGGCTTAGGCACATGCTGGGTATGCATTTTTGATGCACCTCTTTGTCATGACTTGTTCGGTCTGGGTGAAAACGAGGAGGCTGCCGTACTGATTCCCATCGGACATCCGGCTGATGAGCCCAAGGAAAAGGTGCGTAAGCAAATGGAAGAGATTGTAACTTACTTATGA
- a CDS encoding bifunctional fucokinase/fucose-1-phosphate guanylyltransferase, whose translation MRHKDMHTLLSLPPNVVKHFHSLTSLDRAEWFCTSDPVGCKLGSGGGTTWLLQQCKLQEDASASFSEWLGREKRILLHAGGQSRRLPCYAPSGKILTPIPVFRWESGQCIDQTLLDIQMPLYNCIMDKAPSSLRTLIASGDVYLRATEPLQEIPDADVVCYGLWADPTLASHHGVFMIDRQCANSLDFMLQKPTVEEQARLIRSHYCLMDIGVWLLSDRAVELLVKHSTDSEGNVINYDLYSDFGYALGNNPKHYNAEISQLKVAILPLPGGEFYHFGTAPELLSSSMDIQNLVKDQRYIIQQNVKRHPSLFVQNVAMQIGFNENNQYIWIENSFIGKNWRFTDHNIITGVPENDWLIEMPSGLCIDVIPYTEKGFVLRPYGYNDAFRGAFDSEATTYLGKSWKTWAETHGLEAADFGCTDDIQSAKLFPIFEDIEEMGKWFVWMTSDQPDLKLAEAWKTLARLSADDISNDANLPRLFEQRRKLLNGNLLKLANNWQKSVFYQVNLKDVAQKYADSHLALPFPLPESAPLMARIHDAMFRAEKLYIENDSNAETMERRAFELLSQGLTDGILDHKCSPKLDICEDQIVWSRSPVRIDIAGGWTDTPPYSLTKGGNVINFAIEMNGQQPLQVYVKPCREPVVICRSIDIGAIERIETYDELKMFNKIGSPFSIPKAALALSGFLSPFGAATYPSLRAQLEDFGCGIEITLLSAIPAGSGLGTSSILAATVLGALSDFCGLGWDKNDICHRVLVLEQLLTTGGGWQDQYGGVLPGVKLLQTSPGFEQMPLTRWLPDTLFTAPEYKDCHLLYYTGLTRTAKKILAEIVRGMFLNSTRHLSLLQQMKDHTLEMYEAIQRIDMLAYGRLLRETWRQNKLLDSGTNPPLIDQLCDGIDDLTLGYKLPGAGGGGFLYMLAKSPEAAERIRTKLAEQPLGKNARFVDMSISQTGLQISRS comes from the coding sequence ATACGACATAAAGACATGCACACGCTTCTTTCTCTTCCTCCCAATGTAGTTAAGCATTTCCATTCGCTCACCAGTCTTGACAGGGCGGAATGGTTCTGCACGTCCGACCCCGTTGGTTGCAAACTCGGCTCCGGCGGTGGCACCACCTGGCTTCTTCAGCAATGCAAGTTGCAGGAGGATGCCTCAGCATCTTTCTCAGAGTGGCTCGGCAGAGAAAAGCGTATATTGCTTCATGCAGGCGGTCAGAGCAGGCGTTTGCCTTGCTATGCACCTTCGGGTAAGATTCTGACGCCCATTCCCGTTTTTCGCTGGGAAAGCGGCCAGTGCATCGACCAGACTTTGCTCGATATCCAAATGCCACTCTACAACTGCATTATGGACAAGGCGCCTTCTTCGCTTCGCACGCTTATTGCCAGCGGCGATGTTTATCTGCGCGCCACAGAGCCGCTTCAGGAGATACCTGATGCCGACGTGGTGTGCTACGGACTATGGGCTGATCCAACTTTGGCTTCTCACCATGGTGTTTTTATGATAGACCGTCAATGTGCCAACAGCCTTGACTTCATGCTTCAGAAGCCTACTGTGGAAGAACAGGCAAGACTCATACGTTCTCATTACTGCCTGATGGACATCGGTGTCTGGCTACTCTCCGACAGAGCCGTAGAATTACTCGTCAAGCATTCTACAGACAGCGAAGGCAACGTCATCAACTATGACCTTTACAGCGATTTCGGCTATGCTCTGGGCAACAACCCCAAACATTATAATGCAGAAATCAGTCAGTTGAAAGTCGCCATTCTGCCACTCCCTGGTGGTGAATTCTACCATTTCGGCACCGCCCCCGAACTGTTGTCATCGTCGATGGACATTCAAAACCTCGTAAAGGACCAGCGCTACATTATTCAGCAAAATGTGAAGCGCCATCCCTCACTTTTCGTTCAGAACGTGGCAATGCAAATTGGCTTCAACGAAAACAACCAATATATCTGGATAGAAAATTCTTTTATCGGCAAGAATTGGCGCTTTACTGACCACAACATCATTACGGGAGTTCCTGAAAATGATTGGCTTATAGAAATGCCTTCCGGACTTTGCATTGACGTCATTCCTTATACCGAAAAAGGGTTTGTGCTTCGTCCTTACGGTTATAACGATGCTTTCCGCGGTGCTTTTGACAGTGAAGCCACCACTTATCTTGGCAAAAGTTGGAAGACTTGGGCAGAAACGCATGGTCTCGAAGCAGCCGACTTTGGTTGTACTGACGATATCCAATCCGCAAAACTTTTCCCGATATTTGAAGATATTGAGGAGATGGGCAAATGGTTCGTCTGGATGACTTCCGATCAGCCCGACCTGAAACTTGCTGAAGCATGGAAAACCCTTGCGCGCCTTTCTGCTGACGACATCTCCAATGATGCCAACTTGCCACGCCTGTTTGAACAACGCCGCAAACTGCTGAACGGCAATCTGCTCAAACTTGCCAACAACTGGCAGAAGAGTGTGTTCTATCAAGTGAACCTAAAAGATGTGGCACAGAAATATGCCGACTCACATCTTGCCCTTCCTTTCCCGCTGCCGGAATCGGCACCGCTGATGGCCCGCATCCACGACGCCATGTTCCGCGCAGAGAAACTTTACATAGAAAACGACAGCAATGCCGAGACCATGGAGCGCCGCGCCTTTGAACTCCTTAGTCAAGGTCTTACGGACGGCATTTTGGACCACAAGTGCTCGCCTAAACTCGATATTTGTGAAGACCAGATTGTGTGGAGCCGCAGCCCGGTGCGTATCGACATCGCAGGGGGGTGGACAGACACTCCACCCTATTCGCTTACGAAGGGCGGCAACGTTATCAATTTTGCCATAGAGATGAACGGGCAGCAACCCTTACAGGTTTATGTAAAGCCTTGTAGGGAGCCCGTGGTTATCTGCCGCAGTATTGACATTGGTGCCATAGAACGAATTGAGACATACGACGAACTGAAGATGTTCAACAAGATAGGTTCACCATTCTCCATCCCCAAGGCGGCACTTGCTTTGTCGGGATTTCTCTCACCATTTGGTGCTGCAACTTATCCATCGCTTCGTGCCCAGTTGGAGGATTTCGGTTGCGGTATAGAGATTACGCTTCTCTCTGCCATACCTGCCGGCTCAGGGCTTGGCACAAGTTCCATTCTTGCAGCGACAGTACTTGGTGCTTTGTCCGACTTTTGCGGTCTTGGTTGGGATAAAAACGATATCTGCCATCGTGTGCTTGTGCTTGAACAATTGCTTACTACCGGTGGCGGTTGGCAGGATCAGTATGGCGGCGTTCTGCCAGGTGTCAAACTCCTTCAGACATCACCCGGTTTCGAGCAAATGCCTCTGACAAGGTGGTTGCCGGACACACTTTTCACTGCTCCGGAATACAAGGATTGCCACTTGCTTTACTACACGGGGTTGACCCGAACTGCAAAAAAGATTCTTGCAGAAATCGTACGCGGCATGTTCCTCAACTCCACCCGCCACCTCTCGCTCCTCCAACAGATGAAAGACCACACACTTGAGATGTACGAGGCTATACAACGCATCGACATGCTGGCGTACGGGCGCCTTCTGCGTGAGACGTGGCGACAGAACAAACTGCTCGACTCAGGTACCAACCCACCGCTCATCGACCAACTTTGCGACGGAATTGATGACCTCACGCTCGGTTACAAACTGCCTGGTGCAGGCGGAGGAGGATTCCTCTATATGCTTGCCAAGTCGCCTGAAGCCGCAGAGCGCATCAGAACGAAACTTGCGGAACAGCCTCTTGGAAAGAATGCCCGTTTCGTAGATATGAGCATTTCTCAGACAGGTCTTCAGATTAGCAGGAGTTAA
- a CDS encoding LPD3 domain-containing protein — protein MLDEETPNTPNGVDSGEQTNSSYPLAKLLKGVEKSYDSGKKILDASLDADKAQARFSLPEREQKRDDEYKKAHDEMQRAKVANSYDKGIDVNYSENGKTKIMRLHTPVSDVENLKATAIKPHSLSRDEQKRLYQSFKPETNASTGETVEFYTSAFGKNHREDGLFEKIIPQIRELFKDSKLIYSEPEQLSGTKRRDGTTHKRHFDIVGYGNYLNKINIDGKDYYIRFTVQRQKNESGLHSSFVSNVELYNNPAIDASNPSSNGGRKLDYDRITDTKLKTYFEKSKENANKFSQLTDNPEYTKIISDSESRMREILDEVKREKGYSDDSSYQGSLAFNGAAPSKNGYFETKEEQAKAEAENKEGLIGKARIIAMFNRFKDMLSKYWQMARDVFAGNNAKLKDKSAEDFADMAMADLMHGTNPLDAANAKNKGGRNARSERSSRTGADVEREAKANGTWLKAPNGAETNLEEKQWKDVRTDSFKGYFGDWERSYQKDSLMNAEPVSRLNGDEFQKKDGKTLTEQVGDFFAHIGGKAASPVFGDVVLDKDGADDSLSHGMGRNKAISYAAVKDVIEKGIVIDTELNHKQRGYNTAVIAAPISIKGEDYVCCVVIRRNKNGNRFYLHEVTAIKKLHDDAFVTNSAQKPASRGAVAKLLQEIVNSKDNSSKVVDDNGEPLVVYHASPDHGFTTFKDNAFFSKNREYTDRYEKGGDTYEVYLNIRKPFDIRNPKDRKIFTEYRNGHEPARTKSGAMDWAEFDYYDKEYDEDT, from the coding sequence GTGCTCGACGAAGAAACGCCGAACACTCCGAATGGTGTGGATAGCGGTGAACAAACTAATTCATCCTACCCGCTTGCAAAGTTACTAAAAGGAGTTGAAAAATCCTACGATTCTGGCAAAAAAATTCTTGATGCGAGTTTGGACGCGGATAAAGCTCAGGCGCGTTTCTCCTTGCCGGAGCGTGAGCAGAAGCGCGATGACGAGTATAAGAAAGCGCATGATGAGATGCAACGTGCGAAAGTCGCAAATTCTTATGACAAGGGCATTGACGTGAACTATTCAGAAAATGGGAAAACAAAGATTATGCGGTTGCATACTCCTGTTTCAGACGTTGAAAATTTGAAAGCTACAGCTATAAAGCCGCATTCTTTGTCGCGTGATGAACAAAAGAGGCTTTATCAGTCATTTAAGCCAGAGACTAATGCTTCAACTGGAGAGACTGTTGAGTTCTATACAAGTGCGTTTGGTAAGAATCATCGTGAGGATGGTTTATTTGAGAAGATTATTCCTCAAATCAGAGAGTTGTTCAAAGATTCTAAACTGATATATTCCGAACCAGAACAATTATCTGGGACTAAAAGGAGAGATGGTACTACGCACAAGCGACATTTTGACATTGTTGGATATGGGAATTACCTAAATAAAATAAATATCGATGGCAAAGATTATTATATACGCTTCACTGTTCAACGTCAGAAAAATGAGAGTGGTCTCCATTCTTCATTTGTCAGCAATGTAGAATTATATAATAATCCTGCCATAGACGCTTCCAATCCCTCATCTAACGGTGGGCGCAAGTTGGACTACGACAGGATTACAGACACAAAGTTAAAGACTTACTTTGAGAAGAGCAAAGAAAATGCGAATAAGTTTTCTCAACTTACAGATAATCCTGAATATACTAAGATTATATCTGATTCCGAGTCTCGTATGCGTGAGATTTTGGACGAGGTGAAGCGTGAGAAGGGTTATTCGGACGATAGCAGTTATCAGGGCAGCCTGGCTTTCAATGGTGCTGCGCCATCAAAGAACGGTTACTTTGAGACCAAAGAGGAGCAGGCTAAGGCAGAAGCGGAGAACAAAGAGGGTCTTATTGGCAAGGCTCGCATTATTGCGATGTTCAACCGCTTTAAGGATATGCTTTCTAAGTATTGGCAGATGGCTCGCGATGTGTTTGCCGGTAACAATGCGAAGTTGAAGGATAAGAGTGCCGAAGACTTTGCTGATATGGCTATGGCAGACTTGATGCATGGGACGAATCCTTTAGACGCAGCAAATGCAAAGAATAAAGGTGGTCGGAATGCTCGGAGTGAGCGGAGTTCTCGGACGGGGGCTGATGTCGAGAGAGAGGCGAAGGCTAATGGCACTTGGCTGAAGGCTCCTAATGGTGCAGAGACGAATCTTGAGGAGAAGCAATGGAAAGACGTTAGGACGGATAGCTTTAAGGGTTACTTTGGGGACTGGGAAAGAAGTTATCAAAAGGATTCCTTGATGAATGCGGAGCCTGTATCACGGCTTAATGGTGATGAATTTCAAAAGAAAGATGGCAAAACTTTAACTGAACAGGTCGGAGATTTCTTTGCGCATATAGGAGGTAAAGCGGCATCACCTGTATTTGGAGATGTAGTTCTTGACAAAGATGGTGCGGATGATAGTCTTTCTCATGGAATGGGACGCAATAAGGCTATTTCTTATGCTGCTGTTAAGGATGTTATAGAAAAAGGTATTGTAATTGATACTGAATTGAATCATAAGCAACGTGGATATAATACCGCAGTAATCGCAGCACCAATTTCAATAAAAGGAGAAGATTATGTTTGCTGTGTGGTAATACGTCGTAATAAGAATGGTAATAGGTTTTATCTTCATGAAGTTACAGCAATAAAAAAACTCCACGATGATGCTTTTGTAACAAATTCGGCTCAAAAGCCTGCATCACGCGGAGCGGTTGCAAAGTTACTGCAAGAAATTGTAAATAGCAAGGATAATTCTTCAAAAGTTGTTGATGATAATGGTGAGCCGTTGGTGGTTTACCATGCTTCTCCGGACCATGGGTTCACTACATTCAAGGATAACGCTTTCTTCTCGAAGAACAGAGAATATACGGACAGGTACGAAAAAGGCGGAGACACTTATGAGGTTTATCTCAATATCAGGAAGCCTTTTGACATACGCAATCCTAAAGACAGGAAGATATTCACAGAATATCGCAATGGCCATGAGCCAGCGCGCACAAAAAGCGGTGCCATGGACTGGGCAGAGTTCGACTATTACGATAAGGAGTATGATGAGGATACTTAA
- a CDS encoding IS30 family transposase: MKYKQLTSQQRYTIQNGLKQGLTKKMIAALIEVNESTLYREIHRNGGAKVYNAEKAQREADRRKTRLQKPRRFTHALKREVISLLQKKWSPEQICGYIKRQGRECVSHETIYAFIRTDRKCGGMLWKLCRHAMKKRRKTDKGKRIPIKDRVSIDLRPEEADGTRFGDWEMDTIVGKDGKGALVTLYERRTGYGMVKRLPDGKEAKGVEEAVYRMLIPYKKQVLTITTDNGTEFARHSQLAKKLSTKIFFAHPYSSWEKGGVENYNKLVRQYIPKGTNLEQYTDKYLMEVQKQINSRPRKKLNFNNPKNEFYKLLD; the protein is encoded by the coding sequence ATGAAATATAAACAGCTAACCTCGCAGCAAAGGTACACAATCCAGAACGGATTAAAGCAAGGATTGACCAAAAAGATGATCGCCGCCCTCATAGAGGTGAACGAAAGCACCCTTTACAGGGAAATCCATCGAAATGGCGGTGCCAAGGTTTATAATGCAGAAAAGGCACAGCGCGAAGCAGACCGCCGCAAGACGCGTCTTCAGAAACCGCGAAGATTCACACACGCCCTTAAGCGGGAAGTCATAAGTCTGCTGCAAAAGAAATGGTCGCCCGAACAGATATGCGGGTATATAAAGAGACAAGGGCGCGAATGCGTCTCCCATGAAACAATATACGCATTCATCAGAACCGACAGGAAGTGCGGAGGGATGCTTTGGAAACTCTGCCGTCACGCAATGAAGAAGCGACGGAAGACAGACAAGGGAAAACGGATTCCCATAAAAGACCGCGTGAGTATAGACCTTAGGCCGGAAGAGGCAGACGGCACGCGTTTCGGAGATTGGGAAATGGACACCATAGTCGGTAAGGATGGGAAAGGAGCGCTAGTTACACTCTACGAGAGACGTACTGGATATGGGATGGTCAAAAGGCTGCCTGATGGAAAAGAGGCAAAAGGCGTGGAAGAAGCAGTATACAGAATGTTGATTCCTTACAAGAAACAAGTACTCACTATTACTACAGATAATGGAACAGAGTTCGCCAGGCATAGTCAATTGGCAAAGAAACTCTCCACGAAAATCTTTTTTGCACACCCTTATAGCTCATGGGAAAAGGGAGGTGTAGAAAACTACAACAAACTCGTCAGACAATATATACCTAAGGGAACGAATTTAGAACAATACACAGACAAATATCTTATGGAAGTACAAAAGCAAATTAACAGCAGACCAAGAAAAAAACTCAACTTTAATAACCCAAAAAACGAATTTTACAAACTTTTAGACTAA
- a CDS encoding bifunctional metallophosphatase/5'-nucleotidase, with protein MKTHFIKSIRSIATVLLLAAFALCSQAQTIKVAVFSINDFHGGIIKDARKKIPGAPAVWQTLDSLRSVYPYSVTVSAGDNFGGSYFYTATEGVVIPDFFNKVGITISAVGNHEFDDGQEKLADRWSSKRPEGWDLTYLAANVTDQSGKLPSYIKPCTTTDIALPGGDKLTVGIVGLLTSNTPNQTSKSKWKGLSFNGNYTGVINSLKSTEAYKPVADADIRVLLMHVGTRMDGDKPVWNDRDSANIATFNDPDFHGLLTGHAHEVVCGRINSANYPVVQGKWHAEYIGAIVFDVDLSTKQVVGAEPKLIPVNPDVALGEKQLAYSMRIDSLLNVTEFSGHKLSEVLTTCTEDLEHDRTKNKYIQTEMGEMVCQSYAEAVREAGHFDKDQIIIGVSHTGSIRGGFPKGKIRILDIGEALPFANKLHVFNVRGSIIKDLVEFGLHNKVYGWLQTSRLEIDTTKTGNVKRLIYKHISGKKTEIKNKDYYLLVADEFLAGGGDGYSTDFFPASQRVLFDGLPTSTKAFIKYLQKRESVPGDARPDIRLYHKFYFKKW; from the coding sequence ATGAAAACTCATTTCATCAAATCAATTCGCAGCATCGCAACAGTTTTGCTGCTTGCCGCTTTTGCTTTATGCAGTCAGGCACAGACCATCAAGGTGGCTGTGTTCAGTATCAACGATTTTCATGGAGGAATCATAAAAGATGCTCGTAAGAAAATTCCTGGTGCCCCTGCCGTTTGGCAGACGCTCGATTCTCTGCGCAGCGTTTACCCATACAGCGTTACTGTTTCTGCTGGCGACAACTTTGGCGGCAGTTATTTTTACACTGCCACGGAAGGCGTTGTCATTCCTGACTTTTTCAACAAAGTTGGTATCACCATCTCTGCCGTTGGTAACCACGAATTTGATGACGGACAAGAAAAACTCGCTGACCGCTGGAGCAGCAAACGTCCTGAGGGTTGGGACCTCACATACCTTGCGGCAAATGTTACGGACCAGAGCGGTAAACTTCCTTCTTATATTAAGCCCTGCACCACAACAGACATCGCATTGCCCGGTGGCGACAAACTTACAGTAGGTATCGTAGGACTTCTCACTTCGAACACCCCAAACCAAACGTCTAAATCGAAATGGAAAGGATTGTCCTTCAACGGCAATTACACAGGTGTAATCAATTCTCTTAAATCGACAGAAGCCTACAAACCAGTGGCAGATGCCGACATCCGCGTCCTTCTCATGCATGTGGGTACACGCATGGACGGCGACAAACCGGTATGGAATGACAGAGACAGTGCCAACATTGCCACCTTCAACGACCCGGATTTCCATGGCCTGCTCACGGGCCACGCACACGAGGTTGTATGCGGTCGCATCAACAGCGCCAACTATCCTGTGGTACAAGGTAAATGGCATGCTGAATACATTGGTGCCATAGTGTTTGACGTAGATTTAAGTACTAAGCAGGTTGTCGGAGCAGAGCCCAAACTGATTCCTGTAAATCCCGACGTGGCGCTTGGTGAAAAGCAACTGGCATACAGTATGAGAATAGATTCCTTGCTCAATGTTACAGAATTCAGCGGTCATAAACTGAGCGAGGTACTCACTACCTGCACAGAAGACCTTGAACACGACCGCACTAAAAATAAATACATTCAGACCGAAATGGGCGAGATGGTATGTCAATCGTATGCCGAAGCCGTTCGTGAAGCCGGTCATTTCGACAAGGACCAAATCATCATTGGCGTAAGCCACACCGGAAGCATTCGTGGTGGTTTTCCGAAGGGAAAAATCAGGATTCTCGATATTGGTGAGGCATTACCTTTCGCCAACAAACTACACGTATTCAACGTTCGTGGCTCCATCATCAAGGATTTAGTTGAATTCGGTCTTCACAACAAGGTTTATGGTTGGCTCCAGACGAGTCGCCTTGAGATTGATACGACCAAGACGGGCAACGTGAAACGCCTGATCTATAAACACATCAGTGGCAAGAAAACAGAAATAAAGAATAAAGACTACTACCTCCTCGTAGCGGATGAGTTCCTCGCCGGCGGCGGCGACGGCTACTCCACCGACTTCTTCCCTGCCTCTCAGAGAGTTCTTTTCGATGGACTGCCAACAAGTACTAAGGCTTTCATCAAATATCTTCAGAAGCGCGAATCGGTTCCAGGCGATGCCCGTCCGGACATTAGGCTTTATCATAAGTTCTACTTTAAGAAGTGGTGA
- a CDS encoding NUDIX hydrolase, with amino-acid sequence MENLRYHYKYPHPNVTTDCVIFGFDGNKLNVLLVERGLEPYKGRWAFPGGFLNMDESAEAGALRELQEETGLKGAYIRQFHTFSDPNRDPRERILSVAYYALVRLQEVKGGDDAVKAEWFSLDNVPPLAFDHDEMLQMALKEMRKQIHFEPIGFELLPKKFTIKSLQQLYEAILNVKFDRRNFYNKMIHLGLLDQVNHDDENDVKEINFKFGPLEIDASFTRKPRRDALLYTFNAKKYEEMKQKGFKLEF; translated from the coding sequence ATGGAAAATTTAAGGTACCATTACAAGTATCCGCATCCGAATGTGACAACAGACTGTGTGATTTTCGGCTTTGACGGGAACAAACTGAATGTGTTGCTTGTTGAGCGTGGTTTAGAACCATATAAAGGCCGTTGGGCTTTTCCCGGCGGTTTCTTGAATATGGATGAGTCTGCAGAAGCCGGTGCGTTAAGGGAACTACAGGAAGAGACAGGCTTAAAGGGTGCATACATCAGGCAATTTCATACCTTCTCCGACCCTAATCGTGATCCGAGAGAACGCATCTTGTCGGTGGCATATTATGCATTAGTTCGATTGCAGGAGGTGAAAGGAGGCGATGACGCAGTAAAGGCTGAATGGTTTTCGCTCGACAATGTACCACCATTGGCTTTCGACCACGATGAAATGCTTCAGATGGCATTGAAAGAAATGCGAAAACAAATCCATTTCGAGCCGATAGGTTTTGAACTGTTGCCAAAAAAATTTACTATTAAAAGCCTGCAACAACTCTACGAAGCCATCCTCAACGTAAAGTTTGACAGGAGGAATTTCTATAACAAAATGATTCATCTTGGCTTGCTTGATCAGGTAAATCACGATGATGAAAATGACGTTAAGGAAATAAATTTCAAGTTTGGCCCTCTTGAGATTGATGCGAGTTTCACACGTAAGCCCAGGCGCGACGCACTGCTTTATACCTTCAATGCGAAGAAATACGAAGAAATGAAACAAAAGGGATTCAAATTAGAATTTTGA
- a CDS encoding lysophospholipid acyltransferase family protein translates to MRFLYIIYQIFIGWPLVAVVAALTSIVVIIGSIFGSAHFWGYYPYKICGILTLKILLIPVRIEGREHIDKHKSYVFVANHQGGMDIFLVYGHIGRNFKWMMKKSLRKIPLVGFACEKAHHIFVDKSGPKAIKKTYDDARSTLQGGTSLVVFPEGARTFTGRMGLFRKGAFSLAQEIGLPIVPVTIDGSFDLLPRQRGMVGILKWHRLRLIIHPAISSEDIKVAMDSSYKTIMSDLPEHHQGYEKNDDQ, encoded by the coding sequence ATGAGATTTCTATACATTATTTATCAGATATTCATTGGTTGGCCCTTAGTGGCTGTTGTTGCAGCGCTTACGAGCATTGTTGTCATTATTGGCAGCATATTCGGCAGTGCTCATTTTTGGGGTTACTACCCCTATAAGATTTGCGGTATTCTGACGTTGAAGATTCTGCTTATTCCCGTCAGGATTGAGGGGCGTGAACACATTGACAAGCATAAGTCGTATGTATTCGTAGCTAATCATCAGGGCGGCATGGATATTTTCCTTGTTTACGGTCATATTGGCAGGAATTTCAAATGGATGATGAAGAAATCGCTGCGCAAGATACCTCTGGTGGGTTTTGCCTGCGAGAAGGCGCATCACATTTTCGTTGACAAGTCTGGTCCGAAAGCCATCAAGAAGACGTACGACGATGCCCGCTCCACCCTTCAGGGCGGCACATCGCTCGTGGTGTTCCCCGAAGGCGCGAGGACCTTTACCGGGCGTATGGGTCTATTCCGCAAGGGTGCCTTTTCACTCGCTCAGGAAATAGGTCTTCCTATCGTACCTGTGACAATCGACGGCAGTTTTGACTTACTCCCCCGTCAGCGCGGCATGGTGGGTATTCTGAAATGGCACAGACTGCGCCTTATCATTCACCCTGCTATTTCCTCCGAGGACATCAAGGTGGCTATGGATTCATCGTACAAGACGATTATGAGCGACCTTCCTGAACACCATCAGGGCTACGAAAAGAACGACGACCAATAA